Part of the Lolium rigidum isolate FL_2022 chromosome 6, APGP_CSIRO_Lrig_0.1, whole genome shotgun sequence genome, ATCCCAATTCAGTTAGTTGTAGTATTTTGTTTTACAATTTTCTACGCATAGTTTTTCATGTTGTGGTCGTCAGCAACTAGCATGGAGCAATGAACGTGGAACCTGCTCCGGTATAATTAGCTCGATGGGGTGGTCAGGTGGAGGTGGTCATCCTTTTTCTCCGTGCACTTCTGGTCTAACCTGCTCCGGCATAATTAGTACGTAGTAAGAAATGATACAGATAGCAACAACAGCAAGCTGGTTGGGGGCATCGAAACGGCCGGTGATGAGTTGCGTGGACAGTGTATGCAAAGTCAGCAAAGGCAAAATGAATGATTGAGGCGGGGGACGGAGCCCCAAGGAATTGACTGGTTCAGCAATGGTGTGTTCTCAAACAAAATAAACAGTTCAGCGGTCAAGTGTTGACAAATCAGGTACATATGAAGTTGCAGCAAGTCGCACGCATTCAGGCAGATGATATCGCCGAGCAACTCACCTCATGTCGACGGCCGTCAGTGCAAAGACACCCAAAAACGTTCACGCTCGCATCGTACCGGCACCGACGAGGAGAGGCGCCGGCGCGAGGAGGAGAGGCGCCGGGAGACCAGGCGCCTGGCGAAGCAGGAGAGGCCGctccgcctcagggaggaggcggagctgcgGGCTGCGGCGACGGAGCAGCgggcggctccggacccccactcggcctgggaagaggcccagtggtcgccgtggccggagtccccggcgcggtcaagCCACAACCGCGCATCGCCGCCCGGGGACATCGTCGACACCCACGGTGACGAGgcccacagggactaggcggcgcactggcggccacctcgtcctcctcagaCCCTAGGATATGGTTTTATATTTTTCTTTTTAGTTGAAAGCCCATATCGAGGGTTTtcttttgtagtttaaatttgcccaaaatagggcatatgtataAATTTACCAAAAATAGGACATATGTTTAATGAAATATGGTTTAGGTTTAATTGTtttcattttttccttttttttgttgtatttcACTTTTGGGGTGCGCCCGCGCATTGGGCGCAGTGCGCGACCCAAATGTACCGACAGTTAGGTCCGCTTATCCGCGTGTttgcggccacccaaacggtccaAAACCGACAAGCCAAGATGTTGCTGCCCAAAACGGAGATGCCGTTAGATGAGGGGCGAGAGGGAAGAAACCACGAGGCcacgatcaaagtatcatttgtGCTTCGGAAAGTTGACAAGTCTGCGACTGTGGCAGGTTTGGCTACCAATGAAGTGTGATGCGATGTTCATGTGACCGCAGCATCGTGGAGAAGATATTACCTTTTTTTAATCAGTTTTCCTTTAAATGTTAAATTGTTACAGAAATCCAAATCATATGTAGCCGTCATCAGTCCTATTTGAGCTATGAAAGTGAAAATTAGTTCACTTGAAAGCAAAAAGATGGGGATGAGGAAgagaatgaaaatgaaaatggctGATTCAAGAAAATCTATTGAATATTTTCTTCTTAATCAATAATAATAAAGCGTTTGATGGAAAGAAACATTTAGCGAGTGAGCTTGCCAAAGGCACCTCGGCTTGTCCTAGCTTGCAACTTGATTGAAAGATGATTTGAGGGGGTGAGCCAACTTACTTGCAAGAGGAGGGTTCCATGTCAGGAGGAAGCCGTCCCGGATGAGCTTCTCGTAGTCTCTCGCGTTTGCCACGCCGGACGACGAGCCCAGCACCGGTATGACGTAAGCGTCACATCCCTCTAGCGCATAGCTGCCGTAGTCGCTCGTCTCATCGTAACGCCCTGCCACGCTGACAAGCATCTCGCTCTGGTTCCCGCACCTAAGCATCGTCTCCACCAGCTCTCTGTCTCCCCTACGTGCCGCGGCCGCCTCGGTGCAGTTGTACATAATCAGGTTCTGGTTCATGTTGCTGATCTGGAACTGGCTGCTGAGTTTGGCGGAGGTGTTCCAGGTCAGGGCGGCAAACAAGGGGCAGCTGTTGAAGGCCTTCAGTAAATTCAGCTTGCCCAGATCACTCGCACGCAGACTGCGGTCGTTGTAGTTCATCTGGATGATCGCAAAACCCAAGGTTTCAGTAGACCGTAGGACTGGAGTGTTGTTGTAGCAAGCAACCCGGAAATCCATGTGACCACATGATCTTCCCGTCTTCAAGTCTACGAGCCAGAATGGATCAGAGATGGTGAGGTCGCCGCACCTCGCCGCCGAGCCGGAACAGCCTTCTGCTTGTTGATCAGCCACCGCGCCAGCGAGCATCAGCGGTAGACACGAGGCCCAGAAGAACCGATGGCTTGGAGCCATGGCAGCACAGGATTTGTAGTATTTTTTTGCTAGTGAGCGGGATGCCGGGATCTGTCGTCCTGGGGAGATAGAACAGAGAATACTCTGCTAGTGTACCTTCATCCACACGTACTGGGAGATTTTTCAAGAGAATGACAGAATGTATAGTTCGGCAGAAGTGCAGAACCCAGTGGACCTGTCTCTGCAGCAGCACCACGACACGTAATGTTGTTCATCTTAGCCACGCCGACATGTTAATTGGATGTTTACTTTTAGTGATGACTGAATATCGTTTACACcctgtttttttaaaaaatatcgtTTACATGATCGCTCTGAAGAGAGAGAGCATCTTTTTGTGCAGTGGTAGCCTCGAAACTTCCAAGGTACATTGTTGCTTTCTATACAACTGGCCTCTACCCGGTTGCTACTAAACCCTATAAACACTAGGTGGAGAACAAAACACACGGCTCGCACTGATCGAAGGGAAGAAACGATTTACATCCGATGCCCACCGCACGTCGATTGAGCGCTACTCGCTCCATTTttaaaagagaaaccctaattatcAGTTATTTGGGAACAGTCAAGTTCACTACCTCACAGTATTAATTCCTTTACATGTTAAATTGTTACAGAAACTCAAACCATCTGTTGCCGTCATTAGTCGTATTTGAGCTATGACCGCTGAAAATTGGTTCACTTAAAAGCCTACTATTGAATATGCTCTTGTCAATCAATAATTAATTAAGGGCACCACTAGGAATCagcacccaaggtctggccttaactggttgtgcctggcagtgaccttggtggaggcattgttttgagagtggggactatcttcaggatgaaaacctaagatctttgatcgggcgacgacggtgttggagcactgttcccttcttggaggcgtcgttttttggagagtctgcaattcaggtgttgtcatggtggtggatgtattgctgttgttaggt contains:
- the LOC124664422 gene encoding uncharacterized protein LOC124664422 encodes the protein MAPSHRFFWASCLPLMLAGAVADQQAEGCSGSAARCGDLTISDPFWLVDLKTGRSCGHMDFRVACYNNTPVLRSTETLGFAIIQMNYNDRSLRASDLGKLNLLKAFNSCPLFAALTWNTSAKLSSQFQISNMNQNLIMYNCTEAAAARRGDRELVETMLRCGNQSEMLVSVAGRYDETSDYGSYALEGCDAYVIPVLGSSSGVANARDYEKLIRDGFLLTWNPPLASKLAHPLKSSFNQVAS